A DNA window from Micrococcales bacterium contains the following coding sequences:
- a CDS encoding NADH-quinone oxidoreductase subunit C, with protein MNADLPASSGAEAVPAEVTDIRQGAFGAHDAGDTSGFGGLTRTVQFPPPASRPYGGWFDRVVDIFEEVLAEQSISQALEKVVIERDELTLFIDRQHLETVALILRDDPDLRFELSLGVSGVHYPGDKDRELHAVYHLMSLTHDQRIIRLEVTMPDADPHVPSLVSVYPTQDWHERETYDMFGIRFDGHPSLTRILMPNDWVGHPQRKDYPLGGVDVQFKGATVPPADQRRNYS; from the coding sequence ATGAACGCTGATCTTCCCGCAAGTAGCGGGGCCGAGGCTGTGCCGGCCGAGGTGACCGATATCCGGCAAGGGGCTTTCGGGGCGCACGATGCCGGCGATACCTCCGGTTTTGGCGGGCTGACCAGAACGGTCCAGTTCCCGCCGCCGGCCAGCCGTCCCTACGGGGGCTGGTTTGACCGGGTGGTTGACATTTTTGAAGAGGTTTTGGCTGAGCAATCGATCAGCCAGGCCCTTGAGAAAGTCGTAATCGAACGCGACGAGCTGACCCTCTTCATTGATCGCCAGCATCTGGAGACTGTGGCGCTGATCCTGCGCGACGACCCGGACCTGCGTTTCGAGCTGTCACTTGGGGTCAGCGGCGTGCACTACCCGGGCGACAAAGACCGCGAGTTGCACGCCGTCTACCACCTCATGTCGTTGACCCACGACCAGCGCATTATTCGCCTGGAGGTGACCATGCCGGATGCCGACCCGCATGTGCCGTCACTGGTCAGCGTCTATCCGACCCAGGACTGGCACGAGCGCGAGACCTACGACATGTTCGGAATCCGCTTTGACGGCCACCCGTCGCTGACCCGGATTTTGATGCCGAACGACTGGGTTGGTCACCCTCAACGCAAGGATTACCCCCTAGGTGGGGTTGACGTGCAGTTCAAGGGCGCCACGGTACCCCCGGCCGATCAAAGGAGGAACTATTCATGA
- the nuoF gene encoding NADH-quinone oxidoreductase subunit NuoF, whose amino-acid sequence MTALAPVLTCRWGNAESWKLANYLAADGYKALDAAFKMKPEEVLDLVKASGLRGRGGAGFPTGLKWSFLPAPDGGPRYLVVNADESEPGTCKDIPFMMADPQQLIEGIIITSYAIGCHHAFIYLRGEVVHVYRRLLRAVAEAKEAGYLGQNIKSSGFDLDLTVHAGAGAYICGEETALLDSLEGRRGQPRLKPPFPAVAGLYARPTVVNNVESIASVPWIVLYGLDWWRSMGTEKSTGVGIFSLSGHVQKPGQYEAPLGITMRELLDLAGGIRAGHEIKFWQPGGSSTPMFTKEHLDVPLDYEAVAQAGSMLGTRALQVFDDSVCVVRAVTRWMEFYAHESCGKCTPCREGTFWLRSVLRRIEAGKGIAEDMEILDQVSGSIVGRCFCPLGDGAPATLTSSLQFFREEYLAHIEGGGCPTDPTASYLFKAVQA is encoded by the coding sequence ATGACCGCACTAGCTCCCGTCCTAACTTGTCGCTGGGGCAACGCTGAGTCTTGGAAACTGGCCAACTACCTGGCGGCAGACGGCTACAAGGCGCTTGACGCGGCCTTCAAGATGAAGCCGGAAGAGGTTCTTGACCTGGTCAAGGCCTCGGGTTTGAGGGGCCGCGGCGGTGCCGGTTTCCCCACCGGCCTGAAGTGGTCCTTCTTGCCCGCGCCTGATGGCGGGCCGCGTTACTTAGTGGTCAACGCTGACGAGTCAGAGCCCGGCACCTGCAAGGACATCCCGTTCATGATGGCTGATCCGCAGCAGCTGATCGAGGGCATCATCATTACCAGCTACGCCATTGGCTGCCACCACGCCTTTATCTACCTGCGCGGTGAGGTGGTTCACGTTTACCGCCGCCTGCTTAGGGCAGTGGCAGAGGCCAAAGAGGCTGGCTACTTGGGTCAGAACATCAAGTCCAGCGGCTTCGACCTGGATCTAACGGTCCATGCTGGGGCTGGCGCCTACATTTGCGGTGAGGAAACCGCGCTGCTTGACTCGTTAGAGGGCCGGCGCGGCCAGCCACGGCTGAAGCCGCCATTCCCGGCTGTGGCCGGTCTTTATGCTCGGCCCACCGTTGTCAACAACGTTGAGTCGATCGCCTCGGTGCCGTGGATAGTGCTCTATGGCCTTGACTGGTGGCGTTCGATGGGCACCGAGAAGTCAACCGGTGTTGGCATCTTTTCCCTTTCCGGACACGTCCAGAAGCCGGGCCAGTATGAGGCTCCCTTGGGCATCACCATGCGAGAGCTGCTGGACCTAGCCGGTGGAATCAGAGCTGGTCACGAGATCAAGTTCTGGCAACCGGGTGGTTCCTCGACGCCGATGTTCACCAAGGAGCATCTCGACGTGCCGTTGGACTACGAGGCTGTGGCCCAGGCCGGTTCAATGTTGGGCACCCGCGCACTGCAAGTCTTTGACGATTCGGTCTGCGTGGTCAGGGCAGTGACCCGTTGGATGGAGTTTTACGCCCACGAGTCTTGCGGCAAATGCACGCCGTGCCGGGAGGGCACCTTCTGGCTGCGGTCGGTTTTGCGCCGTATTGAGGCCGGCAAGGGGATCGCTGAGGATATGGAGATCCTTGACCAAGTGTCTGGTTCGATTGTCGGTCGCTGCTTCTGCCCCTTAGGCGACGGCGCGCCGGCCACATTGACCAGTTCGCTGCAGTTCTTCCGCGAAGAGTATTTGGCGCATATCGAAGGCGGCGGCTGTCCCACGGACCCAACAGCGTCCTACTTGTTCAAGGCGGTGCAAGCGTGA
- the nuoE gene encoding NADH-quinone oxidoreductase subunit NuoE — translation MSYSAEIQQQLAKDAAEMVARYPSPRSALLPLLHLVQSVDGFVSPDGIGFCADTLDLTQAEVSAVATFYSQFKRKPNGKYHLGVCITSLCAVMGGDAIFDRLSEYLQVGNDQTTADGMFTLEKVECNAACDFAPVLMVNWEFFDNQTPESAVKVVDELKAGKPVCPSRGPDQVHSFKEISRVLAGFDDGHADEGPAAVGPTLRGLEAAKAQGWQGLPDAPGAKEEAK, via the coding sequence ATGAGCTACTCCGCTGAAATTCAACAGCAGTTGGCCAAAGACGCAGCCGAAATGGTGGCGCGCTACCCTTCGCCGCGTAGCGCCTTGTTGCCGCTGCTGCACCTGGTCCAATCGGTCGACGGATTTGTCTCACCCGACGGGATTGGCTTTTGCGCTGACACCCTGGACCTGACTCAGGCCGAGGTTAGCGCTGTGGCCACTTTCTACAGCCAGTTCAAGCGCAAGCCCAATGGCAAATACCACTTGGGTGTCTGCATCACCTCGCTTTGCGCCGTTATGGGTGGTGACGCCATCTTTGACCGGCTGTCGGAATACCTCCAAGTTGGTAACGACCAAACCACCGCAGACGGCATGTTCACCTTGGAAAAGGTCGAGTGTAACGCCGCCTGCGACTTTGCTCCGGTGTTGATGGTGAACTGGGAGTTCTTCGACAACCAGACGCCTGAAAGTGCCGTCAAAGTGGTCGACGAGCTCAAGGCCGGCAAGCCGGTTTGTCCAAGCCGGGGTCCCGATCAGGTTCACAGCTTCAAAGAGATCTCACGCGTGTTGGCCGGCTTCGATGACGGCCACGCTGATGAAGGCCCGGCCGCGGTTGGGCCAACGCTGCGCGGCCTGGAGGCGGCCAAGGCCCAAGGCTGGCAGGGTCTACCGGACGCGCCAGGCGCGAAGGAGGAGGCGAAATGA
- the nuoI gene encoding NADH-quinone oxidoreductase subunit NuoI encodes MQDKPLVDPTRKPKGFLAFGLAPWAGFGVTFKTLFKKPTTEQYPFKYPPPFPRYHGRHQLNRYADGLEKCVGCELCAWACPADAILVEAGANTEQERFSPGERYGRVYEINYLRCIFCGFCMEACPTRALTMTTFYELSGPTRESMIFTKDQLLAPVVEPMVAPPHPMVPGSTTADYYKGKITGPGPAQVVEDEQGQGEAS; translated from the coding sequence ATGCAAGACAAGCCGCTGGTCGACCCGACGCGCAAGCCGAAAGGTTTCTTGGCCTTTGGCCTAGCCCCTTGGGCCGGTTTCGGTGTGACCTTCAAGACGCTGTTCAAGAAGCCAACCACCGAGCAGTACCCGTTCAAGTATCCGCCGCCCTTCCCGCGTTACCACGGCCGCCATCAGCTCAACCGCTACGCTGACGGCCTGGAGAAATGCGTCGGCTGCGAGCTTTGTGCCTGGGCTTGTCCGGCCGACGCCATATTGGTTGAGGCTGGGGCCAACACCGAGCAGGAACGCTTTTCGCCAGGAGAACGCTACGGCCGGGTCTACGAGATCAACTACTTGCGCTGTATCTTCTGTGGTTTCTGCATGGAAGCCTGCCCCACCAGGGCCCTGACCATGACTACCTTCTACGAGCTGTCCGGTCCCACGCGGGAGTCGATGATCTTCACCAAAGACCAATTGCTGGCCCCGGTGGTCGAGCCGATGGTGGCGCCGCCGCACCCGATGGTGCCAGGCAGCACTACCGCCGACTACTACAAGGGCAAGATCACAGGTCCTGGTCCGGCCCAAGTCGTTGAAGACGAACAAGGACAAGGAGAGGCGTCATGA
- a CDS encoding NADH-quinone oxidoreductase subunit J, with product MSPQLLSAGASLTMSTSELWLFWTVAPVVVLGALALLFARRPVIVACSVMITMVGLAFLYVGLGAPFLGVVQVVVYTGAIMMLFVFVLMLVGVDASDSSIETIRGQRWIGIILGLGLLVVLGGAALRATWNDPVGVAPMNAAEQGGNPGGLAKVLFSDFAFTLEVVGTLLIIAAMGAVIMTHRQRIGRRIGQRERAARAVATGKQIAMLPGPGVFARHNAADIPALDADGQQIDDSVATVVRMRGQTHRLHGLAEDLLPPVPPTNVRAAGPPVEVARPSQDEGEEQP from the coding sequence ATGAGCCCGCAGCTGCTGAGCGCCGGAGCCTCGCTAACAATGTCGACATCGGAACTGTGGTTGTTCTGGACGGTGGCCCCAGTGGTGGTGCTTGGGGCCCTGGCCCTGTTATTTGCCCGCCGGCCAGTGATTGTGGCCTGCTCGGTCATGATCACAATGGTGGGCTTGGCCTTCTTGTACGTTGGCCTGGGCGCACCCTTCCTAGGCGTGGTCCAAGTCGTGGTCTACACCGGCGCCATCATGATGCTGTTCGTATTTGTGCTGATGCTGGTGGGTGTGGACGCTTCGGATTCATCCATTGAAACCATCCGGGGCCAGCGCTGGATTGGCATTATCTTGGGCCTGGGCCTGTTGGTGGTACTAGGCGGGGCCGCTCTTAGGGCGACCTGGAACGATCCAGTAGGCGTGGCCCCAATGAACGCGGCCGAGCAAGGTGGCAACCCTGGCGGCTTGGCCAAGGTCCTGTTTAGCGACTTTGCCTTCACCCTGGAAGTGGTTGGCACCCTGCTGATAATCGCTGCCATGGGCGCGGTTATCATGACCCACCGCCAGCGCATTGGCCGGCGGATTGGCCAGCGCGAACGCGCCGCCAGGGCCGTGGCCACGGGCAAACAGATTGCCATGCTGCCCGGTCCGGGTGTCTTTGCCCGGCATAACGCGGCCGATATCCCGGCTCTGGACGCCGACGGCCAGCAGATTGACGATTCGGTCGCCACGGTGGTGCGCATGCGCGGCCAGACCCACCGCTTGCACGGTTTGGCCGAGGACCTGCTGCCGCCGGTCCCGCCAACTAACGTCCGGGCCGCCGGGCCGCCGGTGGAAGTTGCCCGACCTAGCCAAGACGAGGGGGAGGAGCAGCCATGA
- a CDS encoding NADH-quinone oxidoreductase subunit D: MTGQFAAPLPDDTTGEEYIALGSDWDEIAHEVARRKEERVIVNMGPQHPSTHGVLRVILEMDGETITETRLGLGFLHTGIEKTMEFRTWAQGAVLSTRMDYVCSIHNEAAYCFAVEKLAGLADQIPERAQIIRVLMMELARVASHLVGLGSSGNELGGTTLMTIAFREREEILRFFEMVTGQRLNPGYFRPGGVSQDLPEGALKWLKGVYPSMVNGLNDWDNMVMTNPIWKARMCDIAHLSLAGCMALGVTGPILRATGHPLDLRKDQPYCGYENYDFDVCTAETADAYGRYLVRSNEMRESMKIVAQCIDKLEALGPGPVLIDDPQLGWPARMSVGPDGQGQSPEHVSEIMATSMESLIRHFKLVTEGFRIPPGQCFSVMEHAKGVYGVHLVSDGGTRPYRAHMREPSYNHLQTMGVMCDGGTISDVIVALSSIDPVMGGVDR, encoded by the coding sequence ATGACCGGCCAATTTGCCGCGCCGCTGCCTGATGACACCACTGGCGAGGAATACATCGCACTTGGCAGCGATTGGGATGAGATTGCCCACGAGGTCGCCCGGCGCAAAGAAGAGCGTGTAATTGTCAACATGGGGCCGCAGCACCCGTCGACTCACGGCGTGTTGCGGGTCATTTTGGAAATGGACGGGGAAACCATCACCGAGACCAGGCTTGGCTTGGGCTTCTTGCATACCGGTATCGAAAAGACGATGGAGTTCCGCACCTGGGCTCAGGGCGCGGTTCTTTCGACCCGGATGGATTACGTCTGTTCTATTCACAACGAGGCGGCCTACTGCTTCGCGGTGGAGAAACTGGCTGGTCTAGCAGACCAGATTCCTGAGCGCGCCCAGATCATTCGGGTGCTGATGATGGAACTGGCCCGCGTGGCCTCCCACCTGGTGGGCCTGGGCTCGTCTGGTAACGAGCTTGGCGGCACCACTTTGATGACGATCGCTTTCCGCGAGCGCGAAGAAATCTTGCGCTTCTTTGAGATGGTCACCGGCCAGCGACTCAACCCCGGCTATTTCAGGCCGGGCGGGGTCTCTCAAGACCTGCCAGAAGGCGCCTTGAAGTGGTTGAAGGGCGTTTACCCCTCCATGGTCAACGGTCTCAATGACTGGGACAACATGGTCATGACTAACCCGATCTGGAAGGCGCGCATGTGCGACATCGCGCACCTTTCCTTGGCTGGCTGTATGGCCTTGGGCGTAACCGGGCCAATCCTGCGCGCCACCGGCCACCCGCTTGACTTGCGTAAAGACCAGCCCTATTGCGGCTACGAGAACTATGACTTCGATGTTTGCACGGCCGAGACAGCTGATGCCTATGGCCGCTACTTGGTGCGCTCAAACGAAATGCGCGAATCGATGAAGATCGTGGCCCAGTGCATCGACAAGCTCGAGGCCTTGGGTCCAGGACCGGTCCTGATTGACGACCCGCAGCTGGGCTGGCCGGCCCGGATGTCGGTTGGCCCGGACGGCCAAGGCCAATCGCCGGAGCATGTCAGCGAAATCATGGCCACCTCGATGGAGTCGCTAATCCGGCACTTCAAGCTGGTCACTGAGGGCTTCAGAATCCCGCCTGGCCAATGCTTCAGTGTGATGGAACATGCCAAGGGCGTCTATGGCGTGCATTTGGTGTCCGATGGCGGCACTCGCCCCTACCGCGCCCACATGCGAGAGCCTTCCTACAACCACCTCCAGACCATGGGGGTGATGTGTGACGGTGGCACCATCTCGGACGTGATTGTGGCGCTCAGTTCGATCGACCCGGTGATGGGAGGCGTGGACCGATGA
- a CDS encoding NADH-quinone oxidoreductase subunit A, producing the protein MSNPYVPILVLGVFAALLAIGGLGASWVLGPHRYNRAKMDEYECGIEPSPHPQSGGRFPVRFYLVAMSFIIFDIEVVFLYPWAANFRQLGPWSAIAMMAFLALITVPFVYEWRRGGLDWD; encoded by the coding sequence ATGTCTAATCCATATGTGCCCATCCTGGTGTTGGGGGTCTTTGCGGCCCTCTTAGCCATTGGTGGGCTTGGGGCCAGCTGGGTCCTGGGTCCCCATCGCTACAACCGGGCCAAGATGGACGAATACGAATGCGGTATCGAACCGAGCCCACACCCCCAGTCCGGTGGCCGCTTTCCTGTGCGCTTCTACCTGGTGGCGATGAGCTTCATCATCTTTGACATTGAAGTGGTCTTCCTATACCCATGGGCGGCCAACTTCAGGCAACTTGGTCCGTGGTCGGCCATCGCCATGATGGCGTTCTTGGCCCTGATCACCGTGCCGTTCGTCTATGAGTGGCGGCGCGGCGGACTCGATTGGGACTGA
- a CDS encoding NADH-quinone oxidoreductase subunit B, giving the protein MIGLLRAGSTWPVTMGLACCSIEMMAAGTGRFDISRFGMEVFRASPRQADLMLINGRMSHKMAPVVRQVYDQMADPKWAISMGSCASSGGVFNNYSIVQGVDHVIPVDVYIPGCPPRPEMLIHAILELHEQIKKEPLGKDRIKVARAVEQAALEAVPASEMKGLLA; this is encoded by the coding sequence CTGATTGGCCTGCTCAGGGCCGGTTCGACCTGGCCCGTAACTATGGGCTTGGCCTGCTGTTCGATTGAGATGATGGCGGCCGGCACCGGGCGCTTCGACATCTCCCGCTTCGGCATGGAGGTCTTCAGGGCTTCGCCCCGCCAGGCCGATCTGATGCTGATCAACGGTCGCATGTCGCACAAGATGGCACCGGTGGTGCGCCAGGTCTACGACCAAATGGCGGACCCGAAATGGGCCATCTCGATGGGCTCATGCGCCAGTTCGGGCGGCGTCTTCAACAACTACTCAATTGTCCAGGGCGTGGATCACGTCATCCCGGTCGATGTTTACATCCCCGGATGCCCGCCGCGCCCGGAGATGTTGATCCACGCCATCTTGGAACTGCATGAACAGATCAAGAAGGAGCCTTTGGGCAAGGACCGGATCAAGGTGGCTAGGGCGGTCGAACAGGCCGCGTTGGAGGCGGTTCCCGCTAGCGAGATGAAGGGGCTGTTGGCATGA
- the nuoH gene encoding NADH-quinone oxidoreductase subunit NuoH codes for MSYAILSQGVGAADFSQDNALIVIVKAVLILAILLTSVLFALWFERRLVARFQQRLGPNVRGPVGLGQSLYDAMALLFKEDINVKRADKVVYIIAPMVSVFASLMVFAVIPLGGTARIPFTSIETPIQLTDFPVAVLYILAVTAIGVYGIVLGGWSSRATYSLLGSVRSSAQIISYELAMGMSLVTVFIMSGSMSTSQIVGAQERLWYGIVLAPSFLIYIISMVGETNRLPFDLPEAEGELVSGYMTEYSSMKFAWYFLAEYINMLNVSAVATTLFLGGWRAPWPLSLIGDGMFNTGWWTVIWFMIKVWAVMFLFVWIRGTVVRMRYDQFMRLGWKVLLPAALIWIVLLTAVKFIDEFGAGFNEWAVPVLSLATLVFVLLLYWPERISAKPPRQGPPEEIDPYADGFPVPPLPGQVLPPSPRAERQLTPAAPKEDQEEER; via the coding sequence GTGAGTTACGCAATATTGAGCCAGGGGGTCGGGGCGGCCGATTTCTCCCAGGACAACGCCCTGATCGTGATAGTCAAGGCGGTCTTGATCCTGGCCATCCTTTTGACCTCGGTGCTGTTCGCGCTGTGGTTCGAGCGGCGGCTGGTGGCACGCTTCCAGCAACGTCTTGGCCCCAATGTGCGCGGTCCGGTGGGCTTAGGCCAGTCGCTGTACGACGCCATGGCGTTGCTGTTCAAGGAGGACATCAACGTCAAGCGGGCGGACAAGGTGGTCTACATCATTGCGCCGATGGTTTCGGTGTTCGCCTCATTGATGGTCTTCGCAGTGATCCCGCTGGGCGGTACCGCCAGGATCCCGTTTACCTCGATTGAGACCCCGATCCAACTGACCGATTTCCCGGTGGCGGTGCTTTACATCTTGGCCGTCACAGCAATTGGCGTATACGGCATTGTGCTGGGCGGCTGGTCTTCCCGGGCAACCTATTCGCTGCTCGGGTCGGTTAGGTCCTCGGCCCAGATCATCTCCTACGAACTGGCCATGGGCATGAGCCTGGTGACCGTGTTCATCATGTCCGGCTCTATGTCAACCAGCCAAATTGTCGGTGCCCAGGAAAGGCTGTGGTACGGCATTGTTTTGGCCCCGAGCTTCTTGATTTACATCATCTCGATGGTTGGCGAAACCAACCGCCTACCCTTCGACCTACCAGAGGCTGAGGGCGAGCTGGTCTCCGGCTATATGACCGAATACTCATCAATGAAATTCGCCTGGTACTTCCTGGCGGAATACATCAACATGCTGAACGTCTCGGCCGTGGCCACCACCTTGTTCCTGGGCGGTTGGCGGGCGCCGTGGCCGCTGTCGCTGATCGGGGACGGCATGTTCAACACCGGCTGGTGGACCGTGATCTGGTTCATGATCAAGGTTTGGGCCGTGATGTTCCTATTCGTCTGGATCCGCGGCACCGTTGTGCGCATGCGCTACGACCAGTTCATGCGACTGGGCTGGAAGGTGCTGCTACCGGCTGCCTTGATTTGGATCGTGCTGTTGACGGCAGTGAAGTTCATTGACGAATTCGGCGCCGGCTTCAACGAGTGGGCGGTTCCGGTGTTGTCCCTGGCCACATTGGTGTTCGTCTTGCTGTTGTACTGGCCAGAACGCATCTCGGCCAAGCCACCAAGACAAGGGCCACCGGAGGAGATCGACCCGTATGCTGACGGCTTCCCGGTGCCGCCACTGCCTGGGCAGGTGTTGCCACCCTCACCCAGGGCTGAAAGGCAATTGACGCCGGCTGCGCCCAAAGAGGACCAGGAGGAGGAGCGTTGA
- the nuoK gene encoding NADH-quinone oxidoreductase subunit NuoK, producing MSVTAYLVLAVILFVIGTVTVLVRRSAIIMFMGVEMALNAANLAFVAFARLYGDFHGQMAAFFVMVVAAAEVVVGLAIIIALFRTRHTVSADNTSLMRR from the coding sequence ATGAGCGTCACCGCCTATCTGGTCTTAGCCGTCATTTTGTTTGTCATTGGCACCGTCACGGTGCTGGTGCGGCGTAGTGCCATCATCATGTTCATGGGCGTCGAAATGGCGCTGAACGCGGCCAACTTGGCGTTTGTGGCCTTCGCCCGGCTGTACGGCGATTTCCACGGCCAAATGGCCGCCTTCTTCGTCATGGTGGTGGCCGCCGCCGAGGTGGTGGTCGGCTTAGCCATCATCATTGCCCTGTTCAGAACTCGGCACACTGTCAGTGCCGATAACACCAGCTTGATGAGGCGATGA
- a CDS encoding 2Fe-2S iron-sulfur cluster-binding protein, producing the protein MSEVTNQVTLTIDGIEVSVPKGTLIIRAAEEAGILIPRFCDHPLLAPVAACRQCLVEVAAPAGPDGELRAFPKPQPACAVAVSQGMVVGTQVSSQVAAEAQRQVMELVLVNHPLDCPVCDKGGECPLQNQAFTAGRSETRFTDVKNTFPKPLVLTPQILLDRERCVLCQRCTRFSAQIPGDPFIGLQKRGSNQQIGRYDPAVLGMAEAGFDGQADAALGTAVDGQPFAGYFAGNVVQICPVGALTSRLYHFRARPFDLVSVDSVADHDSSGSAIRVDYRRGVVLRRMSGNDPSLNEEWISDKDRFAFRWQAGADRIKTPYLRQGDELVEVPWADAAAKVAQIIEDSPSFGVLPGGRLPLEDAHAYAVFAREVLGTENIDYRSRQNSEEEAEFLAHFVAGSGAGVGFDQLGAAKGVLLVGFEPEEEGGVVYLRLRKSAGGQKVFSVAPFASRGLKRLGATLVPSAPGLEAEVLDTFTPEATEPLAAEVAAALAGGVIVVGERLATSPGAFTAALAAAKRLGADLVWIPRRAGERAAIEAGLLPDLDKGKDLTGILQAAAAGEIKTLFVGGLEVSDLPDPALAKRAFEAATVVALQVRLDEVAPWADVVLPVAPSHEKPGTFINWEGKLRPFGQVLISQVPSDARWLQVIADQVGVETAIGQVSTVHEVMAAAEPPASRPPAPDVKPGAAPQLQTGQAVLSTWHQQIDDAAALAGEDNLAACAPEPVATISPVTAKAVGVSEGELLRVSSQWGAITLPAHITEMVDHVVHLPNKSPGSHVNQTLAVTSGAIVQLALGRAKEVAR; encoded by the coding sequence GTGAGCGAAGTAACCAACCAGGTGACCTTGACCATTGATGGCATCGAGGTCTCGGTGCCTAAAGGCACTTTGATCATCAGGGCGGCCGAAGAGGCCGGCATCTTGATTCCGCGCTTTTGCGACCACCCACTGCTGGCGCCGGTGGCAGCCTGCCGCCAATGCCTGGTCGAGGTGGCCGCCCCGGCTGGGCCGGATGGCGAGCTGAGAGCCTTCCCCAAGCCGCAGCCGGCCTGCGCCGTAGCGGTCAGCCAGGGCATGGTAGTTGGTACCCAAGTTTCCAGCCAGGTAGCGGCCGAGGCCCAACGCCAGGTGATGGAATTGGTGCTGGTCAACCACCCGCTAGATTGCCCAGTTTGTGACAAGGGTGGTGAATGCCCGCTGCAGAACCAGGCCTTTACGGCCGGCCGTTCTGAGACGCGTTTCACTGATGTCAAGAACACCTTCCCCAAGCCGCTTGTCCTGACGCCGCAGATCCTGCTGGACCGTGAGCGGTGCGTGCTATGCCAGCGCTGCACCCGCTTCTCGGCTCAGATCCCCGGCGATCCCTTCATCGGGCTGCAAAAGCGCGGTTCGAACCAGCAGATCGGCCGCTACGACCCGGCAGTGTTAGGGATGGCGGAGGCTGGCTTTGACGGCCAAGCCGACGCCGCCTTGGGCACGGCCGTAGACGGCCAGCCGTTTGCCGGCTACTTTGCCGGCAATGTTGTCCAGATTTGCCCGGTCGGCGCGTTGACCTCACGGCTCTACCATTTCCGGGCCCGGCCTTTCGACCTGGTTTCGGTCGATTCGGTGGCGGACCACGACTCTTCGGGCTCGGCCATCAGAGTCGACTACCGCCGTGGTGTGGTGTTGCGGCGGATGTCCGGCAATGACCCGTCCTTGAACGAGGAGTGGATCAGCGACAAAGACCGGTTTGCTTTCCGTTGGCAGGCCGGCGCTGACCGGATCAAGACGCCTTACCTGCGCCAAGGTGACGAGCTGGTTGAAGTGCCGTGGGCCGATGCCGCCGCCAAGGTGGCGCAAATCATCGAGGACTCGCCGTCCTTCGGTGTGCTGCCGGGCGGTCGGTTGCCGCTCGAAGACGCTCACGCCTATGCGGTCTTTGCCCGTGAGGTGCTGGGCACCGAGAACATTGATTACCGCTCCCGGCAAAACAGCGAAGAAGAAGCTGAGTTCTTGGCCCACTTTGTGGCTGGCTCAGGCGCCGGGGTTGGCTTCGACCAACTCGGAGCGGCCAAGGGCGTGCTACTAGTCGGTTTCGAACCGGAAGAAGAAGGCGGCGTTGTCTACCTGCGCTTGCGCAAGTCGGCTGGAGGCCAAAAGGTCTTCTCCGTTGCCCCATTCGCCTCGCGCGGGCTGAAGCGGTTGGGTGCCACTCTGGTTCCCTCCGCACCAGGCCTCGAAGCCGAGGTTCTGGACACCTTCACCCCTGAGGCCACTGAGCCTTTGGCGGCCGAGGTTGCCGCCGCCCTGGCCGGTGGCGTCATTGTGGTGGGCGAACGCCTGGCCACCTCGCCCGGCGCCTTCACCGCTGCCCTGGCGGCAGCCAAGCGCCTGGGTGCCGATCTAGTTTGGATCCCGCGCCGGGCTGGCGAGCGGGCCGCCATCGAGGCTGGCCTGTTGCCGGACCTGGACAAGGGTAAAGACCTGACGGGCATACTCCAGGCGGCTGCAGCTGGCGAGATCAAGACACTGTTCGTTGGCGGCCTGGAGGTCTCCGACCTACCGGACCCGGCCTTGGCCAAACGAGCCTTCGAAGCCGCCACCGTGGTGGCGCTTCAGGTCCGTCTAGACGAGGTCGCGCCCTGGGCCGATGTGGTCCTGCCGGTGGCGCCATCGCACGAAAAGCCTGGCACCTTTATCAACTGGGAGGGCAAGCTGAGGCCATTTGGTCAAGTCTTGATCTCTCAGGTGCCGTCCGATGCTCGGTGGCTTCAGGTCATCGCTGACCAAGTTGGCGTTGAGACGGCTATTGGCCAAGTCTCGACGGTGCATGAGGTTATGGCCGCGGCTGAGCCGCCGGCCAGCCGGCCGCCGGCGCCTGACGTTAAACCGGGCGCGGCCCCGCAGCTGCAAACAGGTCAGGCCGTCTTGTCGACCTGGCATCAGCAGATCGACGATGCCGCAGCGCTGGCTGGCGAGGATAACTTGGCAGCCTGCGCACCCGAACCGGTGGCCACCATCTCGCCAGTCACGGCCAAGGCTGTTGGTGTCAGTGAGGGCGAGCTGCTCAGAGTGTCGAGCCAATGGGGGGCGATTACCTTGCCGGCCCATATCACCGAGATGGTGGACCACGTGGTTCACCTACCGAACAAGTCCCCAGGCAGCCACGTCAATCAAACCCTGGCGGTAACCAGCGGCGCGATTGTCCAACTGGCGCTGGGCCGGGCGAAGGAGGTCGCGCGGTGA